From Vicinamibacterales bacterium, the proteins below share one genomic window:
- a CDS encoding ADOP family duplicated permease, producing the protein MDAVLADLRYALRNIARRPGFSALAVLTLAVGIGVNAVAFTAVNALLFHPFVFKGVDRLGWIMLASPGNPYGQLSYAELAEIKRNARVFDAFSGQGRIPLAMSVDGGAEQIWTLMVSDDYFRALGTRAAVGRLIDASDAAGTELVAVVSHQFWRARLEGGSIAGRTIVIANRTVNVIGVLPDGFQGPGGLYAPDIWLPLEKASAFALPARMLNHEERWLGAFARLADGAGTPQAQADLAALSAQLPPAADAKDTRERRLGYFPMRDGHPEVRGLAPFVWIAMSIVGIVLVIACFNVAALLLARAAERQREIAIRSALGAGRGRIVRQLITEGLVLAALSGGAALVLAAWSGRLLDAFSLPAPIPQRLNLVVDRRLIAFTGVMVLVAGVLPGLLPALQATRRSLAGSMRLGTFGDGRRSRARGAFVTAQIAGSTLFLATSILFVRSFWNAAAIDLGFQANQLVVAELNPSMHGFEGARAAAFARDLETRLTAIPGTTVALADRAPFAVGWPRAAVVSSRTLDCAVTACKPTVFYAVGPRHFAALGLPLRAGREFTAGDLEKRDAVVVNETLARRLWPGESPLGQEVKIGAERASAQVVGVAGDVAPGYVGGAAQPLFYRPMAAADFGGFSVLVRTTGSEAAAMAAVRETVHSLAPLMPFASLAPMNQKLELQMWPRRTAAAFLVICGTLALLLATVGLFGVTYFTVRQRTREFGIRVALGARPVDVIRQVMLEGARLAVPGAALGLLLAALSGRLTARMLLGVTPADPASFAAATAIEIAVALAACALPARRATQADPMIALRDD; encoded by the coding sequence ATGGACGCCGTCCTCGCCGATCTTCGCTACGCTCTGCGCAACATCGCCCGGCGGCCCGGCTTCTCCGCTCTCGCCGTGCTCACCCTCGCCGTCGGCATCGGTGTGAACGCCGTCGCTTTTACCGCCGTCAACGCGCTCCTCTTCCACCCGTTCGTGTTCAAGGGGGTGGACCGTCTCGGCTGGATCATGCTCGCCTCACCCGGGAATCCCTACGGGCAGCTCTCCTACGCCGAACTGGCGGAGATCAAGCGGAACGCCCGGGTCTTCGACGCGTTCTCGGGACAGGGGCGGATACCGCTGGCGATGTCGGTCGACGGGGGCGCGGAGCAGATCTGGACGCTGATGGTGTCCGACGACTACTTCCGTGCGCTCGGCACGCGCGCCGCCGTCGGGCGGCTGATCGACGCGTCCGACGCCGCCGGCACGGAACTGGTCGCGGTGGTCAGCCATCAGTTCTGGCGCGCGCGTCTCGAGGGCGGCTCGATTGCCGGGCGCACGATCGTGATCGCCAACCGGACGGTGAACGTGATCGGCGTCCTGCCAGACGGATTCCAGGGGCCGGGCGGGTTGTACGCGCCGGATATCTGGCTGCCGCTTGAGAAGGCATCGGCCTTCGCGCTGCCCGCGCGGATGCTGAACCACGAGGAACGCTGGCTCGGCGCCTTCGCGCGGCTCGCGGACGGGGCCGGGACGCCGCAGGCGCAGGCCGACCTGGCAGCGCTCTCGGCGCAGCTTCCGCCCGCCGCCGATGCCAAAGACACACGGGAGCGCAGGCTGGGATACTTCCCGATGCGCGACGGCCATCCCGAGGTGCGCGGCCTGGCGCCGTTCGTCTGGATCGCGATGTCGATCGTCGGCATCGTGCTGGTGATTGCCTGCTTCAACGTCGCGGCGCTGCTGCTCGCCCGCGCCGCGGAGCGGCAGCGCGAGATCGCCATTCGTTCCGCGCTCGGCGCCGGTCGCGGCCGCATCGTCCGCCAGTTGATCACAGAAGGGCTGGTGCTCGCCGCCCTCAGCGGCGGGGCGGCGCTGGTGCTCGCCGCGTGGAGCGGACGCCTGCTCGACGCCTTCAGCCTGCCGGCGCCGATTCCGCAGCGGCTGAATCTCGTCGTCGATCGGCGGCTGATCGCCTTCACCGGCGTGATGGTGCTGGTCGCCGGCGTTCTGCCGGGACTGCTGCCGGCGCTGCAGGCGACGCGCCGGAGCCTGGCCGGATCGATGCGGCTCGGCACCTTCGGCGACGGACGGCGATCGCGCGCGCGCGGCGCGTTCGTCACCGCGCAGATCGCCGGCTCCACGCTGTTTCTCGCCACGTCGATCCTGTTCGTCCGCAGCTTCTGGAACGCGGCCGCGATCGATCTCGGCTTCCAGGCCAATCAGCTCGTCGTCGCCGAGCTGAACCCGTCCATGCACGGCTTCGAAGGGGCGCGCGCGGCCGCGTTCGCGCGCGACCTCGAGACGCGGCTCACGGCGATCCCCGGCACGACGGTCGCGCTCGCGGATCGTGCGCCGTTCGCCGTCGGCTGGCCCCGCGCCGCGGTGGTGTCGAGCCGCACGCTGGACTGCGCCGTCACTGCCTGCAAGCCGACCGTCTTCTACGCGGTCGGACCGCGCCACTTCGCGGCGCTCGGCCTGCCGCTGCGCGCCGGCCGCGAGTTCACCGCCGGCGATCTGGAGAAGCGCGACGCGGTCGTCGTGAACGAGACGCTGGCGCGCCGGCTGTGGCCCGGTGAATCCCCGCTCGGGCAGGAAGTGAAGATCGGAGCCGAGCGCGCGTCTGCCCAGGTCGTCGGCGTGGCCGGCGACGTGGCGCCGGGCTACGTCGGAGGTGCGGCGCAGCCGCTGTTCTACCGTCCGATGGCGGCCGCGGACTTCGGCGGTTTCTCGGTGCTCGTCCGCACCACCGGATCGGAAGCGGCCGCAATGGCGGCCGTACGCGAAACGGTGCATTCACTCGCCCCGCTGATGCCCTTCGCGTCGCTGGCGCCGATGAACCAGAAACTCGAGCTGCAGATGTGGCCGCGCCGCACGGCGGCGGCCTTCCTGGTGATCTGCGGCACGCTCGCGCTGCTGCTCGCGACCGTCGGGCTGTTCGGGGTGACGTATTTCACCGTGCGGCAGCGGACGCGCGAGTTCGGCATTCGCGTCGCGCTCGGCGCGCGTCCGGTGGACGTCATCCGGCAGGTGATGCTGGAAGGGGCGCGGCTCGCCGTTCCGGGCGCCGCGCTGGGGCTGCTGCTCGCCGCGCTCTCCGGGCGCCTCACGGCACGGATGCTTCTCGGCGTCACGCCCGCCGATCCGGCCAGCTTCGCGGCGGCAACGGCGATCGAGATCGCGGTCGCGCTCGCCGCCTGCGCGCTGCCGGCGCGCCGCGCCACGCAGGCCGATCCGATGATCGCGCTCCGCGACGACTAG
- a CDS encoding ABC transporter ATP-binding protein, with product MLTYNREVMEFAVETRGLSRTFGSKRAVDGIDLRVPVGSFYGFLGPNGAGKSTTIKCLTGLLRPSGGEIRILGLDPAGDAVEIKRRVGVVPEDLALFDRLTASETLSFVAQVHGMPAETYKTRSSDLLSLMDLIGAATTLVADFSHGMRKKLSLAAALLPAPRLLFLDEPFEGIDAVASRQIKDLLHAFVARGGTVFLTSHILEIVERLSTHIGVIADGRLVAQGRIDEVRGGAQGTATLEELFIELVGGERPAAELNWL from the coding sequence ATGCTGACATACAATCGCGAAGTCATGGAATTCGCCGTCGAGACCCGCGGGCTCTCGCGCACGTTCGGATCGAAGCGCGCGGTGGACGGGATCGACCTGCGGGTGCCGGTGGGCAGCTTCTACGGCTTCCTCGGACCCAACGGCGCCGGCAAATCGACGACGATCAAGTGCCTCACCGGCCTGCTCCGCCCGTCGGGCGGCGAGATCCGGATCCTCGGTCTCGATCCCGCGGGCGACGCAGTCGAGATCAAGCGCCGGGTCGGGGTGGTGCCCGAGGATCTCGCGCTCTTCGATCGCCTCACCGCGAGTGAAACGCTCAGCTTCGTCGCGCAGGTGCACGGCATGCCCGCCGAGACCTACAAGACCCGCTCGTCCGATCTGCTCTCGCTCATGGATCTGATCGGCGCCGCGACGACGCTGGTCGCCGACTTCTCGCACGGCATGCGGAAGAAGCTGTCGCTGGCGGCGGCGCTGCTGCCGGCGCCGCGGCTGTTGTTCCTCGACGAGCCGTTCGAGGGGATCGACGCGGTCGCCTCGCGCCAGATCAAGGATCTGCTGCACGCCTTCGTCGCCCGCGGCGGCACGGTATTCCTCACCTCCCACATCCTCGAAATCGTCGAGCGGCTCTCGACGCATATCGGCGTCATCGCCGACGGGCGGCTCGTCGCGCAGGGGCGCATCGACGAGGTGCGTGGCGGTGCCCAGGGCACCGCGACGCTCGAGGAGCTGTTCATCGAGCTCGTCGGCGGCGAGCGGCCGGCGGCGGAGCTGAACTGGCTCTGA
- a CDS encoding response regulator, protein MKLPFRVLVLDDDEHALTGMGELVRSAGHDVTEAATYDAAKQLLAVGPYDLLISDVRLRSFNGLHLVMQTRVDYPDMAVIIVTGYENPLIDLEAHRYHAELVRKPIKPAEFVALVNEVLSGVRRQRRWPRKRVQGGFRVFVKGRPAAVVDVSYGGLRLEMAESVPLPDRFDVEVTGIGLQLEVQPVWSHPQDANGTLIGATLAAEHSASAQTWRAIVDRLSA, encoded by the coding sequence ATGAAACTGCCGTTCCGCGTTCTGGTCCTGGACGACGACGAGCATGCCCTGACCGGCATGGGGGAGCTGGTGCGCTCGGCGGGCCACGACGTCACCGAGGCCGCCACCTACGACGCCGCGAAGCAGTTGCTCGCGGTCGGCCCGTACGACCTGCTGATTTCGGACGTCCGCCTGCGCTCGTTCAACGGCCTGCACCTGGTGATGCAGACGCGCGTCGACTACCCCGACATGGCGGTCATCATCGTCACCGGCTACGAGAACCCGCTGATCGATCTCGAGGCGCATCGCTACCACGCCGAACTGGTGCGCAAGCCGATCAAGCCGGCGGAGTTCGTCGCGCTCGTCAACGAAGTGCTCTCGGGCGTGCGGCGCCAGCGCCGCTGGCCGCGCAAGCGCGTGCAGGGCGGCTTCCGCGTGTTCGTCAAGGGACGGCCCGCCGCCGTGGTGGACGTGTCGTACGGGGGCCTGCGGCTGGAAATGGCGGAATCGGTGCCGCTGCCCGATCGCTTCGACGTCGAGGTCACCGGCATCGGCCTGCAGCTCGAAGTGCAGCCGGTGTGGTCGCACCCGCAGGACGCCAACGGCACGCTCATCGGCGCGACCCTGGCGGCGGAGCACTCCGCCTCCGCGCAGACCTGGCGCGCCATCGTCGATCGCCTGAGCGCGTAG
- a CDS encoding amidase, with translation MLRRAAAVLLLSLTASLFASQPPAFPLEEVSAAQLQEWMASGRYTARQIAELYLRRIEEIDRQGPALRAVIEVNPEALTIAESLDAERRTKGARGPLHGIPVLIKDNIDTADRMLTTAGSLALEGSRPAKDAFIVERLRAAGAVILGKTNLSEWANFRSTKSTSGWSARGGQVKNPYVLDRNPCGSSSGTGAAIAANLGALGVGTETDGSIVCPSGANALVGIKPTLGLVSRAGIVPIAHSQDTAGPMTRTVADAALLLGAIAGEDPRDAATRGSRPHAARDYTRHLDAAALKGARIGVARKQYFGYSPAADRLVDRAIADMKAQGAVIVDPADIPTAAKMDGCEIEVLLHEFKADLNAYLAARGPASRVRSLQDLIAFNEKEREREMPFFGQELFVSAQKKGPLTAPRYRTARAQCRSLAREQGIDLVLRRHRLDAIVAPTGSPAWTTDPVNGDHFLGASSTPAAVAGYPSITVPAGQAHGLPVGLSFIGTAWSEPKLIALAYAYEQATKHRRPPAFRPSLDR, from the coding sequence GTGCTCCGCCGCGCCGCCGCTGTCCTCCTCCTCTCCCTGACTGCCTCGCTGTTCGCCTCGCAGCCGCCGGCATTCCCGCTGGAGGAAGTCAGCGCCGCGCAGTTGCAGGAGTGGATGGCGTCCGGCCGTTACACGGCGCGCCAGATCGCCGAACTGTACTTGCGGCGGATCGAGGAAATCGATCGACAGGGCCCGGCGCTGCGCGCGGTGATCGAGGTCAACCCCGAGGCCCTGACGATCGCCGAGTCGCTCGACGCGGAGCGCCGCACCAAGGGGGCGCGCGGGCCGCTCCACGGCATTCCCGTGCTGATCAAGGACAACATCGACACGGCCGATCGGATGCTGACGACCGCGGGGTCGCTCGCGCTGGAGGGATCGCGTCCGGCGAAGGATGCGTTCATCGTCGAGCGGCTGCGCGCCGCCGGCGCCGTCATTCTCGGCAAGACCAATCTCAGCGAGTGGGCGAACTTCCGTTCGACCAAGTCGACCAGCGGATGGAGCGCGCGCGGCGGTCAGGTGAAGAACCCCTACGTGCTCGACCGGAATCCCTGCGGCTCCAGTTCCGGCACGGGCGCGGCGATTGCCGCGAACCTGGGTGCGCTCGGGGTCGGCACGGAGACGGATGGATCGATCGTCTGCCCGTCGGGCGCCAACGCCCTGGTCGGGATCAAGCCGACGCTGGGTCTGGTGAGCCGGGCGGGCATCGTCCCGATCGCCCACAGCCAGGACACCGCGGGACCGATGACCCGCACCGTCGCCGACGCGGCGCTGCTGCTCGGCGCCATCGCGGGGGAGGATCCGCGGGACGCGGCGACGCGCGGCAGCCGTCCGCACGCGGCTCGCGACTACACGCGCCACCTCGACGCCGCCGCGCTGAAAGGGGCGCGCATCGGCGTCGCGCGCAAGCAATACTTCGGCTACAGCCCGGCCGCCGACCGGCTCGTCGATCGGGCGATCGCGGACATGAAGGCGCAGGGGGCCGTGATCGTGGACCCGGCGGACATTCCCACCGCGGCGAAGATGGACGGCTGCGAGATCGAGGTCCTGCTCCACGAATTCAAGGCCGACCTGAACGCGTATCTCGCCGCGCGCGGGCCGGCATCGCGCGTCCGTTCACTGCAGGATCTCATCGCGTTCAACGAGAAGGAGCGCGAGCGCGAGATGCCGTTCTTCGGACAGGAGCTGTTCGTCTCGGCGCAGAAGAAAGGGCCGTTGACGGCGCCGCGATACCGTACGGCGCGCGCGCAGTGCCGCAGCCTCGCGCGCGAGCAGGGCATCGACCTCGTCCTGCGGCGCCATCGCCTCGACGCGATCGTCGCGCCGACCGGCAGCCCCGCGTGGACCACCGATCCGGTCAACGGCGATCATTTCCTCGGCGCGAGCTCGACACCGGCGGCGGTGGCGGGCTACCCGAGCATCACCGTCCCTGCGGGACAGGCGCACGGTCTTCCCGTCGGCCTCTCGTTCATCGGCACCGCCTGGTCGGAGCCGAAGCTGATCGCCCTGGCCTACGCCTACGAGCAGGCCACGAAGCATCGTCGCCCGCCCGCCTTCCGGCCGTCGCTGGATCGCTAG
- a CDS encoding enoyl-CoA hydratase/isomerase family protein, translating into MTPLQVSLTDDQTRAAFRLSHPKGNIITADMVAALTQALDSLAGSPHLKLITIEGAGTDFSFGASIPEHAPGEIDRVLPQMHALLFALLDFPAVTAAIVRGRCLGGGFELALACDFVFAERTAVFGLPEIALGVFPPAASALLPARVGLARATSAILTGAERSADEWFRGGLVEQVSEPGRVAADVDAWFERHLRARSASALRHTTAAARLALRQHAGALLPELERLYLGELMGTADAAEGIAAFLARRAPRWTDR; encoded by the coding sequence ATGACCCCGCTGCAGGTCTCGCTCACCGACGATCAGACCCGCGCCGCCTTCCGGCTGTCGCACCCGAAAGGGAACATCATCACCGCCGACATGGTCGCGGCGCTGACCCAGGCGCTGGATTCGCTGGCCGGGAGCCCGCACCTGAAACTGATCACGATCGAAGGGGCAGGCACGGACTTCAGCTTCGGCGCCAGCATTCCCGAGCATGCCCCCGGCGAGATCGACCGGGTGCTGCCGCAGATGCACGCGTTGCTCTTCGCGCTCCTCGACTTTCCCGCGGTCACGGCGGCCATCGTCCGCGGCCGCTGCCTCGGCGGCGGCTTCGAGCTGGCGCTCGCGTGCGACTTCGTCTTCGCCGAGCGGACCGCGGTGTTCGGCCTGCCCGAGATCGCGCTCGGCGTGTTTCCGCCGGCGGCGTCCGCGCTGCTGCCGGCACGCGTCGGGCTCGCGCGCGCCACCAGCGCGATTCTCACCGGCGCCGAGCGATCGGCGGACGAGTGGTTTCGCGGCGGTCTGGTCGAGCAGGTGTCGGAGCCGGGCCGCGTCGCGGCCGATGTCGACGCCTGGTTCGAGCGCCACCTGCGCGCACGGTCCGCGTCCGCACTGCGCCACACGACGGCCGCCGCCAGACTCGCGTTGCGGCAGCACGCCGGAGCCCTGCTGCCGGAGCTCGAGCGGCTATACTTGGGGGAGTTGATGGGCACTGCCGACGCGGCCGAAGGCATCGCCGCCTTCCTTGCCAGGCGGGCGCCGCGCTGGACCGATCGGTGA
- a CDS encoding thioredoxin domain-containing protein, whose product MNRLARERSPYLLQHAGNPVDWYPWGEEAFAKARREDKPIFLSIGYSTCHWCHVMEHESFENREVADALNADFVSIKVDREERPDVDRVYMSFVQSTTGSGGWPMTVMLTPDLKPFFGGTYFPPASKWGRPGFLDLLHEISRVWKHDRARVDFAAAELFDRLRAVTGADGRAHAETALAPPDALAEAVQQYQAAFDRRHGGFGEAPKFPRPSELLFLLREHARTGADVPLAMAVETLRAMATGGMRDHVGGGFHRYSVDAEWRVPHFEKMLYDQAQLVLAYLEGAQASGNQMFAAVAEDTLAYVLRDMRDPRGGFYSAEDADSVPLDLAGAAPADSGVKKEGAFYAWSDAEIASLLGGDAGVVRRRFGIRPEGNAPNDPHDEFKGQNILYTAASIDEIAAETGRSQQEVVDVLGRARQVLFDARARRPRPHLDDKVLTSWNGMMIAACARAARVLPERPHAGAWLEAARRAAQFIRETMWRAADGTLLRRWRDGEASIEGYAEDYSALVWGLLELFQTDGDPSWLDWARELQEQQDARFWDDAEGGWFSTTGHDPSVLLRLKEDYDGAEPSASSVSVLNLLTLAHLRDDEEARRKAERTLARYGERAGRAARVIPMMLAGLSTWHAGATQIVIVGEDGSDLTREIARHYLPFALTIPVRPGAQQQALARALPFVAAMRPLEGAATAFVCRDFTCREPVSDSGALAEQLRRTA is encoded by the coding sequence ATGAACCGTCTGGCACGCGAGCGGAGCCCGTACCTGCTGCAGCACGCGGGCAACCCGGTCGACTGGTACCCGTGGGGCGAGGAAGCGTTCGCGAAGGCGCGCCGCGAAGACAAACCGATCTTCCTGTCGATCGGCTACTCGACGTGCCACTGGTGCCACGTGATGGAACACGAATCGTTCGAGAACCGCGAGGTGGCCGACGCGCTGAACGCCGACTTCGTCTCGATCAAAGTCGATCGCGAGGAGCGGCCGGACGTGGACCGCGTCTACATGTCGTTCGTGCAGTCGACCACCGGGTCGGGCGGCTGGCCGATGACGGTGATGCTGACGCCCGATCTCAAGCCGTTCTTCGGCGGCACGTACTTTCCGCCGGCGTCGAAGTGGGGGCGTCCCGGGTTCCTCGATCTGCTGCACGAGATCTCGCGCGTGTGGAAGCACGATCGCGCGAGAGTGGACTTCGCCGCCGCGGAACTGTTCGACCGGCTGAGAGCCGTCACCGGCGCGGACGGCCGCGCGCATGCGGAAACGGCGCTGGCCCCGCCGGACGCGCTCGCCGAAGCGGTCCAGCAGTATCAGGCCGCCTTCGATCGCCGCCACGGCGGGTTCGGGGAGGCGCCGAAATTCCCGCGTCCGTCCGAGCTGCTGTTCCTGCTCCGCGAGCACGCGCGCACCGGCGCCGACGTGCCGCTGGCGATGGCGGTCGAGACGCTTCGCGCGATGGCCACCGGCGGGATGCGCGACCATGTCGGCGGCGGATTCCACCGTTACTCCGTGGACGCGGAGTGGCGCGTGCCGCACTTCGAGAAGATGCTGTACGACCAGGCGCAGCTCGTCCTGGCATATCTCGAGGGGGCGCAGGCGTCGGGCAACCAGATGTTCGCCGCGGTGGCGGAGGACACGCTCGCCTACGTGCTGCGCGACATGCGCGATCCGCGCGGCGGATTCTATTCGGCCGAAGACGCCGACAGCGTGCCGCTCGACCTCGCCGGTGCCGCCCCGGCCGACTCGGGCGTGAAGAAGGAAGGGGCGTTCTACGCGTGGAGCGACGCCGAAATCGCGTCGCTCCTCGGCGGCGACGCCGGCGTCGTCCGGCGCAGGTTCGGCATCAGGCCGGAGGGAAACGCGCCGAACGACCCGCACGACGAGTTCAAGGGGCAGAACATCCTGTACACCGCGGCGTCGATCGACGAGATCGCCGCCGAGACGGGGCGCTCGCAGCAGGAGGTCGTCGACGTCCTCGGCCGCGCGCGGCAGGTGCTGTTCGACGCGCGCGCGCGGCGTCCGCGTCCCCATCTCGACGACAAGGTGCTGACGTCGTGGAACGGCATGATGATCGCCGCGTGCGCGCGCGCGGCGCGGGTGCTCCCGGAGCGTCCGCACGCCGGCGCATGGCTCGAGGCGGCCCGCCGCGCCGCCCAGTTCATTCGCGAAACGATGTGGCGCGCGGCGGATGGCACGCTGCTGCGGCGCTGGCGCGACGGCGAGGCCTCGATCGAGGGCTACGCCGAAGACTATTCGGCGCTCGTCTGGGGGCTGCTCGAGCTGTTCCAGACCGACGGCGATCCGTCGTGGCTCGACTGGGCGCGCGAGCTGCAGGAGCAGCAGGACGCGCGTTTCTGGGATGACGCGGAAGGCGGCTGGTTCAGCACCACCGGACACGATCCGTCGGTGCTGCTGCGGCTGAAAGAGGACTACGACGGCGCCGAGCCCTCCGCCAGCTCCGTGTCGGTGCTCAACCTGCTCACGCTCGCGCATCTGCGGGACGACGAGGAGGCGCGGCGGAAGGCGGAGCGCACGCTGGCGCGCTACGGCGAACGCGCCGGACGCGCGGCCCGCGTCATCCCGATGATGCTCGCCGGGCTGTCGACGTGGCACGCCGGCGCGACGCAGATCGTGATCGTCGGCGAAGACGGCAGCGATCTGACGCGCGAGATCGCGCGCCACTACCTGCCGTTCGCGCTGACGATCCCGGTGCGGCCGGGGGCGCAGCAGCAGGCGCTCGCGCGCGCGCTGCCGTTCGTCGCCGCCATGCGCCCGCTCGAGGGAGCCGCGACCGCGTTCGTCTGCCGCGATTTCACCTGCCGCGAGCCGGTGTCGGACTCCGGCGCGCTCGCCGAGCAGCTCCGGCGGACGGCATGA